In the Glycine max cultivar Williams 82 chromosome 6, Glycine_max_v4.0, whole genome shotgun sequence genome, CGAAGTGTATTCTTAATTGGTAACCCCTCAAACAAGGTAGAAAAACAGTAACCACTAGTATGGTTTTCACATAGTTGAAAAGTTGATAGCCTATTAACAATAAGGATAAATTCAGCTATACTATTTCCATCTCCCAAAATCAACCAACACAACATgtaaattatttgtttcaatgcaaTATACCGTATAACATATCTGTTGAGAAATATTTTAGCTGTATTCACACAAAATAGATACGCTAGTTCCACCAGTTGCCATTGTATCCCTCATCACTGTCGTACATGTATTCACAGACACAGTACAGTCAAAGGCATAATCTTAACGCATATGCACAAGCACACATTTCAAGGGCCACAGTATAAGTCTACCCTTTTCATATTTCACAAAGtacttatctcttttttttcaatttaaactaAAGAGAATAAAATTCTCCGAAAGCCAACAGAACAGAATGGTAATAAACACTTTACATGTGTCTTTCTCTGATTGAACAGCATAGTTTTTGTCCAATTTGGGTAGTGTCTGTTTTAGCTGACAAacctaaaataagaaaaatcaaattaacaaaCTCTGATACAGGTAAAAAGTTTTCTAGCAATTAAATCAAAGATGGTCAAACATAAGTCCGGAGATAAATAGAAGTTTGAAAGCAAACCTTCTATAAAGCAATTCAAGTATTTCGTACGTTGCTTTATAGATGGCTACTTGTAACAGCAATCAAACAGAAGCTAGATATGATTCCTTAATGATGAAGAGTTAATAGTGTAATGAAATAGACGAGACATGtgttcagtctttacattttcGTGAAAAAAACATCACGAAGTTCAGGTATCCATATGCTAAATATCATACCTCCTTAATAGTTCATGGAGGGTGGGATATGCTGTGCAAATACCATATCATGCATATACTAGTTTTGTTCCGCCTAAGAGGGGCGGGGGGGATTATCATATAAACTAAATGATAGTTAAGGAAATAAAGACAAACCTTATAGCACAGCCAACGTAGAACCTTTGAGTCATCAAGTCTGAAAAATTTTGAAGATCCAATTTCTGCATGTGCATAAAGAAAGAAGTCCATGAGAATTATCAATGTGGTCACCATACATTTCTGTCATCACCAGTATAAAAACGTAAAGCCAACAACAAActtctcattttctttccataatatCTGCCCAATAAATTACTTAAAACATAAGAAAACTTGGCAAACTTTCAAATCAAGTTGTAAATAGAGAGTACAAGAATATGGTCACCTTTGACTTCAGAAACTACTAGCATACAGTTCTCCACAACAGACATCAACTGCATATATCCTGGATACCCATCAATAAACAATATCTCATCCAGTTGCCTGAACCTCCCAAGATCATCCCCTTTCTGCAAGAAACCAGTGATATtcagaaatataaattttggggggggggggggaacacAGCTAGACCTAATTAATCCATTCACAACCTAAAAAGTAGAAGTTCTGTGGACCTCACAAACAAGGGATATCTTGGACTTTGTGTAGAGGTTCCTTTGTGgataaacctaaaattattagTCTGGGTGAATTCTACACTTTAAGGTGTCATATGTGCGACTAAAACTTATATTCTGTTTCATCAGCAATAGTTGAGCAAGTATTTAAACAAATGGAAAAGACTTTGGAAATAAGAAATGTCTTCCAACTCCCATTGGttcaaaagaaacataaaaataattaccttCATTCTAGCTTCCTCAAATATAGGCAACATGATGAAAACAGGATCAATTGGTGTGGATAAATACATCCGACCATCTGTTggacaacaaaaacaataacaatgaaAAGAATTCCACTTGCTGTTTTACTATagtttcttcatgagactaCTAACATAACAAGAGGAATCACAATGCTTTCATTCAGACAAAGAACAggagatttttaaattttttgaagtgTTGATTAGAATTACAAGAATATGGCATTGGCATACCagggacaaaaaaatatttttaagaaagtaGATAAGAGATCAATTAGAGAAAGTAATGTACCTCAtgaaatataaagataaataacaatGTAAATTGTAAAATGAATCTTAGACAATCAAACATGTACCTTCAGTTATATAATCTCCCAAAAACCAAGATCCATACAAGTTCTTAAACCACTGAAGTTCCTGAAGCATTCCATTTACAAACAGATATTGTGTTGCATTTCCTGTCAAACAAGTGAAAACATATGAAAAAGCCAAGAGAGAGCACACATTCAAAAGCCTCAATAAGTACGATAGTATTAACAAAACTGAACACATTCAAATGTTAACAACATATTAAGAAATTGAGTTGATATAGACAATTAcaataaatcatatatttatataaatttaaatataaataacaaaaaacacgATAAGAAGTAATAAAGTAATGGATACTCTTCAAATTACCAGATTTGGGATGGCGGAGCGATATCATCTGTCCCAGACCATTTCCATCAGTACCAGGATCTGCACTTGCATAAGaacaactaattaaataaaatgcattAACACAACAACACATGATAGTAGAGTAATGcaaaaacaattcaaaaaaaaaaaaaagattcccAAACAGCATAAATAACAATCAGAATGTGGTCacataaaaagaatataaaaattgaaataactaATCAGCAGCTACAACTTAGCGATGCCAGAGTGGCATATATTAACCATCGGAAACTATAAAACAGCAGCATATATTTGTTCAATTTAATTATGGTATTGTTTTTCCTGTTCATATGTTTTCTCTAAAAAGTgactataattttattatatggaaaaaaaagaaaagaaaatgttgaAAATTATGAAGGAAATGTAATTTTACCGGGTGCGACGAGAATCCGTGGTTCCTGAACGCTATCACACCAACTCATGGGTTTAGCAGAAGAGGATTCAAAAGCCCTAACACAGCCAGTCACCGATCGTTCCCTCCCCCGGTAACTTTAACTGTAACGGGATACTGTTAATTTCAGATGTAGAAAGAACAAGAACGGAATAAAGAAAGAATGCTttacattatataaaaaaaatagtagggCACTTACATACATTTGAGAGTGAAGGGAGTTTAACGAGCGACCAGTGAGAGTGGCACTGAATCGCCAAGTGGAGCGCGCGCGGGAATGTTGCCTTCTCTCATTATCAGACACGGGCCCTCTCTATACCAACCGGACCAAGCCCAAGGGCTTTGGGTTGGTTGCTCAACCGGGTCcaacttttccatttttttactaattcaaGTAATAGAAGCTTTTTTTTAGAAGTGCAGATTGTAGACcgataatttttcattttaattacttaaaattaattttataaattgatcaCAAAAAAAGtgggtaaaatattttttaaaaaaaattattaacatgttttaggaatttttactttttttctttgattatcattttaaaatatcaacacataattaaatatttacattacccttaataattaactaattgTTAACATTTTTACATTGTAATTGTTTTAGTAACTATCattttatgttaataaaaaaattcctaaatttGCTTTATTCATTAAAGCTATTTCTTACTTTATTAATCCTATTGTTAAAACCTTAAACAACATTTGGATGGCAACAAAGCAAAGtaatatgacttttaattttttttttataaattatcatatttttaaggAGAGACAAACATGTTGGAGTTGACTACCATTATTatgatcttaaaaaaatatatttttaaagaattagaaaaatgattaatattccttaaaaaaaagaaaaattattagtagtgcccatttcaaaattttattgatgaaaatgataataataataataattaaatttaaaatcatattcttgagtttcttcttatttattattgtttaaagtTACAATAGAGAAGTTAAGaatgaattgtgtttttttaatatttcatttattactTTGACCATACAtacattaattttgaataaaatagtaagtagtattatagaaataaaaaaaaaagtttgaaagtGAGATAAATTAAGTGATAGAGATAGAAGTGATGATCCTGACTCATAGAAAATGAGTACAAATGATCCCCTTGGACTAATGATGTTGTGCATCCCTGATCAACACGGCTTGCTTTCGACAATAACGATTAAAAGGCTTTTCTTTGATGTGAAAGAGTTGAATTTGGGTAAAGAAAAAACATTGTGTATCATAGACTACCTTCAAGAGTTTCTGAGCACTAGTTTTAATAATCAAAGTTAAATTATTGTcatgatcaataaaaaataaaagaaaataaaattggcaAGACAAAGCGTGATATGTTGAAGAGTAGCCTGTCATcgactaaataataatatactattataaaatatatcattctCAATTTTTTCCCAGACGTCCTTTGTTCCTGGCTTAACCTGCAACCTAAAGAATTGTCACAAGAGAAAGCAAGATTTATACCTTCTCTTTCTGTGTTCCTCCTCTCTTCATTGTTCGCACATTgactataattatatttacttattaaaataaaGCTACATTATTTTCCATCTTTGAagtaataagataaaaaaaaaatcattatattttttttctaacttcgTTGTGGCCAATAAAGAGTGGAGATAATGTACTGAGTATACAAAGTTACAAACAACATTACAGCATTACTCATGGTTGATATAAAACCTAATTTGTTCGCACCCCGTTTCAATGTTTACTCTATaccttttactttcttttttattttatcctgcTTTTCTTTCCACCTAaaactttcttttcaaatatattaaacaattcattttaattaaattataaatttgaactaacttataattttatataaataaaatataaatacttaatatttgaaaaaaaaatcccgtttgaaaaaatatttgagcTTTTaacttcttattattttttcattttcattttcagtgcttaataaaaaatttcgaGGCAGACTTAGCTAATGGAAAagattaactacaaaaattaaAGCTaccttaataaatatatatgcattaattaatttcatacaaaatatttataattatatattttttaaaaaaattataaaatatatgataaaaaaacatattttctcaatggacaaattaaatattttttaagactcAATATATATTacacgttaaaaaaaaaagactcaataTTACAAATGTCATGTTGCATGTTACcaagatttatatattttctcaaTGCACTTGAAGTCAAACGCATGTTAGAGTTAGAGTCTTATAAACAATGACCATAAGAATAAAAGTGAGAGAAGAAAAagcaaaatgttttcaaacaaCATGTGTTTGAACtgagagaagaaaaacaaaacaaaatttatccTTGATAAAATGTctttaaataacattataaaagttcaaaattaacttataaaacaaattataatttatttgaaaatatattatttcatttaatactATTTTACACTATTCCAatgacaacaacctttaattaaaaatattttttgtacttttaactaactttttttaacttgaaactaacttatttactatttttctaaaataatcatTCTTTTTTTCACTGGTTTAGTGTCCGGGACTTGCACatatattaaattcattttttataatttatatgagtaattttttatattattttgagttttaatatattattaattacttagtttaaatttttataaatatatattagtagatgtgtcaataaatatttatatatatatatatatatatatatatatatatatatatatatatatatatatattccaaaaattattattattaagtgtATTGTCTTAGATAGGATCAAATCTCTTTTTATCTTAATAATAtcttacatgtttttttttaaatgatttagttatttttttataactattttattgGTAACATGTATTGACTTTGTTAATAACTTTATCAAAAGCAATATGTTTGGCAAatataacattataaatattttatgcaatcttatgtaaatgtaaaagaaaaagacaaaatgaaaggagaaaaattaaaaagtcaaGCATCTCACGTGTATAATATATCTCATGTAttgtataataataaatgacAATATAAAACCAACACcttctaatttgttttttttttataatgaaatccGCTAGAAGCACGTCATCTGAACTCATCCGTGATACTTGATAACGTTTTTGCTCCACATAATTGAAGTACTCTATCTTCACATTAACcttgaacaaaaaaatttctcCCTTCAAAGAATCTATTTCCAAAGGATACAATTCATCAGCTTCACCCTgtaaattagattaaaatagtAAGTTAGTATGactaaatatttcttttgtaatataaaataacatagaaCATTTACTCTTGCAAGATATTTTTCTTGAAAGTCTTGAGCACTAATTTGAAGAAAATTTGCTGCTTGTCCATCAAATAAAGTGAAGCTAGCTGAATCTGTACTGTCAAACAGCCTTAGTTGGATGTTATGcctaaaaatttaatatgatattatatattattagctGTGTGAAAAAACAGTTCAGATTGAAACAAATTATAACTAATGTAAAtcgaattagtttttttttcaaactaataaaaaaaagaaatacactattttataaaactaatttgattAATCAAATTGTTTTTACAAAACTAGTTCATtaaccaaattaatttttatttaaatattttattttaaaaaaataattcaaaaatcaatttaatattaattcgACTCTTGGAATcagtttaaaacaaattaaaaattagtttaatttaaaattattttttttaaaacaaactcaatcttgaattaatttttatatcaatttaactatttaaatataaaatcaaattgattaaaacagttcgaaaataattcaatttaatttttttaccgaACTAGTTTTTATACAcccaatatatattattagtatttcgAAAAATTAGTGAGTTACGTTAACACAAAAGATTTGTGTTCTTTGTCATATCTTctagaataaaatttatcacCCTTCTCTTTCACTCCCACCAAGCAATTCTTTACTTGATAGACACGATAAGGCCATCTTGATATGCAATCTACGTCCTTCACAAATCCAT is a window encoding:
- the LOC100305835 gene encoding ribonuclease H2-B superfamily protein, with the protein product MSWCDSVQEPRILVAPDPGTDGNGLGQMISLRHPKSGNATQYLFVNGMLQELQWFKNLYGSWFLGDYITEDGRMYLSTPIDPVFIMLPIFEEARMKKGDDLGRFRQLDEILFIDGYPGYMQLMSVVENCMLVVSEVKEIGSSKFFRLDDSKVLRWLCYKVCQLKQTLPKLDKNYAVQSEKDTLIDAVSILGEYLKEKPWLQLLCDHLKLNILEVTGKAQVNAEESNPGLRNELQEQSNDKKATTAKKGRQAKKVKLETESHNIKDMFSRASRKKN
- the LOC100305835 gene encoding ribonuclease H2-B superfamily protein isoform X2, which translates into the protein MSWCDSVQEPRILVAPDPGTDGNGLGQMISLRHPKSGNATQYLFVNGMLQELQWFKNLYGSWFLGDYITEDGRMYLSTPIDPVFIMLPIFEEARMKKGDDLGRFRQLDEILFIDGYPGYMQLMSVVENCMLVVSEVKEIGSSKFFRLDDSKVLRWLCYKVCQLKQTLPKLDKNYAVQSEKDTLIDAVSILGEYLKEKPWLQLLCDHLKLNILEVTGKAQVNAEESNPGLRNELQSNDKKATTAKKGRQAKKVKLETESHNIKDMFSRASRKKN